A region from the Solibacillus sp. FSL H8-0523 genome encodes:
- a CDS encoding DUF402 domain-containing protein → MMLEKRYLHRNDWSRITSRRYSQKWVEEQDFTGYIALTEIHEITTPFVKTMGGKNVCIIDKNYTRLQQLPMDANYVITTTFNDKGQVVQWYIDITNCNGVDQGEPYMEDLFLDIIVLPTGEVITKDEDELQQALENNWITKEQYDLAYTTFYWVIKELKQGTFELLTSSSKYREVLL, encoded by the coding sequence ATGATGTTGGAAAAACGTTATTTACATCGTAATGATTGGAGTCGGATAACATCTCGTCGTTATTCACAAAAATGGGTGGAGGAACAGGATTTTACAGGGTATATCGCACTGACCGAAATACATGAAATCACGACGCCTTTCGTGAAAACGATGGGAGGAAAGAACGTTTGTATTATAGACAAAAATTATACTAGGCTGCAACAGTTACCAATGGATGCGAATTACGTGATTACAACAACGTTCAATGACAAAGGGCAAGTTGTTCAGTGGTATATCGATATAACGAATTGTAATGGGGTCGATCAAGGGGAGCCTTATATGGAAGATTTGTTTTTAGATATTATCGTGTTGCCAACAGGAGAAGTGATTACGAAGGATGAAGATGAATTGCAGCAAGCACTCGAGAACAATTGGATTACAAAGGAACAATATGATCTTGCTTATACGACATTTTATTGGGTAATAAAAGAGCTTAAACAGGGCACATTTGAACTGTTAACCAGCAGTAGTAAATATAGAGAGGTATTATTATAA
- a CDS encoding cold-shock protein — protein MTQGTVKWFNAEKGFGFIEVEGGSDVFAHFSAIQGEGFKSLEEGQKVEFTVEEGNRGPQAANIVKL, from the coding sequence ATGACACAAGGTACAGTAAAATGGTTTAACGCAGAAAAAGGTTTCGGTTTCATCGAGGTTGAAGGCGGTTCAGACGTATTCGCTCACTTCTCAGCTATCCAAGGTGAAGGCTTTAAATCTTTAGAAGAAGGTCAAAAAGTTGAATTCACAGTAGAAGAAGGCAACCGCGGACCACAAGCTGCTAACATCGTAAAACTTTAA
- a CDS encoding c-type cytochrome, with amino-acid sequence MKQLIAAIIGIILSITAGIGVYSQFVSVDPVISDGLEAQTAMALAQDREPTFPQISMEDVPKDHENFSSILYGYNLVNETHVYAEDKVGANLSCTSCHAGAGLQDTVASLVGVSIDYPKYIARAGDFVTIEKRINGCMVRSMNGETFEADSEELDAIVAYFDYISEDMEEGQKRPWAKSVDMKQVPTPNVQDGEELYNKSCISCHAADGSGIGANTGPALWGETSFNDGAGLARMSKMAGFIQAYMPIGQEMTLSDQEASDLAAYILMQDRPEWGKHDKDWPEGGKPADIMTKERRKEAQNGTIDWTEVLTGFQ; translated from the coding sequence ATGAAACAATTAATCGCAGCAATTATCGGTATCATACTTTCAATTACAGCTGGAATCGGGGTGTACAGTCAATTTGTTAGTGTCGATCCCGTAATAAGTGATGGGCTTGAGGCGCAAACCGCGATGGCACTTGCACAAGATCGTGAGCCAACCTTTCCACAAATTAGTATGGAGGATGTACCAAAGGATCACGAAAACTTTTCAAGTATCCTATACGGCTATAATTTAGTCAATGAAACACATGTGTATGCAGAAGATAAAGTCGGTGCGAATCTTTCATGTACGAGCTGTCACGCTGGCGCGGGTTTACAGGATACAGTGGCGTCACTTGTAGGGGTGTCGATTGATTACCCAAAATACATCGCACGCGCGGGGGATTTCGTAACGATTGAAAAACGGATTAATGGCTGTATGGTACGTAGTATGAATGGTGAAACGTTTGAAGCGGATTCAGAAGAACTAGACGCAATCGTTGCGTATTTCGATTATATTTCAGAGGATATGGAAGAGGGGCAAAAACGTCCGTGGGCAAAATCAGTGGATATGAAGCAAGTACCAACACCAAATGTGCAAGATGGTGAAGAATTGTACAATAAATCGTGTATTTCATGCCACGCAGCAGATGGCTCAGGTATTGGCGCTAATACAGGCCCAGCGCTGTGGGGAGAGACATCGTTTAACGACGGTGCTGGCTTAGCGCGTATGTCGAAAATGGCGGGCTTTATTCAAGCGTACATGCCAATTGGTCAGGAAATGACGTTATCAGACCAAGAAGCATCGGATTTAGCCGCCTATATTTTAATGCAGGACCGACCAGAATGGGGCAAGCATGATAAGGATTGGCCAGAGGGCGGTAAACCTGCAGATATTATGACAAAAGAACGCCGTAAAGAAGCGCAAAACGGCACGATTGACTGGACAGAAGTATTAACAGGCTTTCAATAA
- a CDS encoding response regulator transcription factor translates to MMQQLLIVDPDAVWTTTLKEFLTDHGFVVAVAASAEVAIEVFHQTYPCMVLMELALPKRSGESLCQWIRANQTADVSIIMVTNKHNVEVKINGLTIGADDYLTKPVHLQELLAHIHAVLRRTGLFCQKIIHNGLCIKPRKGEVLLNGEVIQLTKHEFMLLYFLMDHPHQVISREALVDQLYPNIEKEILDRTIDAHIKKLRAKIEVDRKHPQRIVTVRGEGYKYIPEAPHLSG, encoded by the coding sequence ATGATGCAACAACTATTAATTGTCGATCCAGACGCAGTATGGACAACGACATTAAAGGAATTTCTAACAGACCATGGCTTTGTAGTTGCTGTGGCAGCATCAGCTGAAGTGGCGATCGAGGTATTTCATCAAACTTATCCGTGCATGGTGTTGATGGAGCTTGCACTTCCGAAGCGTTCTGGAGAGTCGCTTTGTCAGTGGATTCGCGCTAATCAAACCGCCGATGTGTCAATTATTATGGTGACAAATAAGCATAACGTCGAGGTTAAAATTAACGGGCTCACAATTGGGGCCGATGATTATTTAACAAAACCCGTGCATTTACAGGAACTGCTTGCACATATACATGCGGTGCTACGTCGCACAGGATTGTTTTGCCAAAAAATTATTCATAACGGCTTGTGCATCAAGCCGCGCAAAGGTGAAGTCCTATTAAACGGGGAAGTCATTCAGCTAACGAAGCATGAATTTATGCTGCTGTATTTTTTAATGGATCATCCACATCAAGTGATTTCGCGAGAAGCGCTCGTTGATCAATTATATCCAAATATCGAAAAAGAAATTTTAGACCGAACGATTGATGCGCACATCAAAAAACTACGTGCCAAAATCGAAGTCGACCGCAAACACCCACAGCGGATTGTAACGGTGCGCGGTGAAGGCTATAAATACATACCAGAAGCACCGCACTTAAGCGGTTAA
- a CDS encoding spore protein Tlp, whose amino-acid sequence MENDRHQTFNKKSENARSLGKMINNTKENIEQAEISMEFAAPEELEHLEEKNAHRRTSIAQMEKQIREKKAFEARKDYFK is encoded by the coding sequence TTGGAAAACGACCGTCATCAAACATTCAATAAAAAGTCCGAGAATGCACGAAGCCTTGGAAAGATGATCAACAATACAAAGGAAAATATCGAACAAGCTGAAATTAGTATGGAATTTGCTGCTCCCGAGGAACTAGAACATCTTGAGGAAAAAAATGCGCATCGCAGGACTTCCATTGCCCAGATGGAAAAACAAATACGCGAAAAAAAGGCATTCGAAGCGCGAAAGGATTATTTTAAATAA
- a CDS encoding helix-turn-helix transcriptional regulator, with product MLNNKVKELRARHGFSQIELAALCGVTRQTIGFIEKGDFSPSVALALKLAQHLQVTVDELFWLEEENV from the coding sequence ATGTTAAATAATAAGGTGAAAGAGCTGCGTGCACGACATGGCTTTTCACAAATTGAGCTCGCTGCTTTATGTGGGGTCACGAGGCAAACAATCGGCTTTATTGAAAAAGGGGACTTTTCACCATCTGTTGCACTGGCACTAAAATTAGCACAGCATTTACAGGTCACGGTTGATGAATTATTTTGGTTAGAGGAGGAGAATGTGTAA
- a CDS encoding zinc-dependent alcohol dehydrogenase encodes MKAVTYQGAQDVQVKDVPDAKIEKPDDIIVRITSTAICGSDLHIYRGSIPTKEDFVIGHEPMGIVEAVGPEVTKVKKGDRVVIPFNVSCGECFYCANHMESQCDNSNDNPDIDSGAYFGYTHRYGNYPGGQAEYLRVPYGNFIPFKVPENCELEDEALLFISDVLPTAYWSVEHAGVKKGDTVIVLGSGPVGLMVQKFAWLKGASRVIVVDPLSYRLDHAKRTNQVEIFNFDDFDNIGNHLWEITKGGADVVIDCVGMDGKLKFYEKIEQKLKLQGGTLSAIQVAIKAVRKFGTIQLTGVYGSIYNLFPLGTMFERNVTLKMGQAPAIHTSPLLYDMVAQGTIDPTDILTHKMPLEKASEAYRMFHDHEDQSIKFILKP; translated from the coding sequence ATGAAAGCAGTTACGTATCAAGGGGCACAAGATGTACAAGTTAAGGATGTGCCAGATGCCAAGATTGAAAAGCCGGATGATATCATTGTTCGCATCACTTCCACTGCTATTTGTGGATCGGATTTGCATATCTACCGTGGTTCGATTCCGACAAAAGAGGATTTTGTCATTGGGCATGAACCGATGGGCATTGTCGAAGCGGTAGGCCCTGAAGTAACGAAGGTGAAGAAAGGCGACCGGGTTGTCATTCCTTTTAACGTTTCTTGTGGTGAGTGTTTTTACTGTGCAAACCACATGGAGAGCCAGTGTGATAACTCAAATGACAATCCGGACATTGATTCCGGTGCTTATTTTGGTTATACCCATCGTTACGGGAATTATCCAGGTGGACAGGCGGAATACTTGCGTGTCCCCTATGGCAATTTTATTCCGTTTAAAGTACCTGAGAACTGTGAGTTAGAGGATGAGGCGCTGTTATTTATTTCGGATGTCTTGCCAACTGCGTATTGGAGTGTCGAACATGCTGGTGTGAAAAAAGGTGATACGGTCATTGTGCTCGGTTCAGGACCTGTTGGATTGATGGTGCAGAAGTTTGCCTGGCTAAAAGGGGCCAGCCGTGTCATTGTTGTCGATCCACTCTCTTACCGGCTCGACCATGCAAAACGAACAAATCAAGTAGAAATCTTTAATTTTGATGACTTTGACAATATCGGTAATCATCTGTGGGAAATTACCAAAGGCGGCGCGGACGTTGTCATTGATTGTGTGGGGATGGACGGCAAACTTAAATTTTACGAAAAAATCGAGCAAAAGTTGAAGCTGCAAGGCGGGACATTAAGTGCAATCCAAGTGGCAATCAAAGCCGTACGAAAGTTTGGGACCATTCAACTGACAGGCGTCTATGGTTCCATCTACAATCTATTCCCACTTGGCACGATGTTTGAGCGAAATGTTACGTTAAAAATGGGGCAGGCGCCAGCAATTCATACTAGTCCCCTACTTTATGACATGGTCGCTCAAGGTACCATCGATCCAACTGACATTTTGACACATAAAATGCCGTTAGAAAAAGCAAGTGAGGCTTACAGGATGTTTCATGACCATGAAGATCAAAGTATTAAGTTTATCTTGAAGCCTTAA
- a CDS encoding DUF378 domain-containing protein: MSLISRIALALLIVGGINWGLIGFFQFDLVASIFGGQDAILSRIVYSLVGISGLVCIALLFTPSEEMHTAKDRPARFSNPNYNTEFGKEHDFNKERDAKKK, translated from the coding sequence ATGAGTTTAATTTCAAGAATCGCGCTCGCGTTACTCATTGTTGGTGGCATTAACTGGGGACTAATTGGCTTTTTTCAGTTTGATTTAGTTGCTTCTATTTTTGGCGGTCAGGATGCTATATTATCTAGAATTGTCTACAGCCTTGTTGGGATTAGTGGCCTTGTTTGTATAGCATTGTTATTTACGCCGAGCGAGGAGATGCATACAGCTAAGGACCGCCCTGCCCGCTTCTCGAATCCAAATTATAACACGGAATTCGGCAAAGAACATGATTTCAATAAAGAACGGGATGCGAAGAAAAAGTGA
- a CDS encoding sulfurtransferase — translation MTNIPFVVDSAWLHERLEDPKLRLLDATTFLSIPNKDGEAPGLWSGQDAFNEEHIPGAVFADILTNFSDQKAALPMTIPSREQFVEEIEKLGVGEDTYVVIYDRGALANADVIASYWASRLRWQLKYEGFDNVAILDGGLVKWKQDGYSTTTDTTSYPKSTFNYARRPELVVNKEQVREAIENDSVVLINSLSPPDFYGETNTYPRKGHIPTSHNVFFGSHSNPKTRLLFDDEKLRETFTNIGALDTDKTVITYCGGGIAATWNALLLNKLGQENVAIYDGSMNEWAADTTCPLVTGK, via the coding sequence ATGACAAACATTCCATTCGTTGTAGATAGTGCGTGGCTACATGAGCGTTTAGAAGATCCGAAGTTAAGGCTGCTTGATGCAACTACATTTTTAAGTATCCCAAATAAAGACGGCGAGGCACCTGGCTTATGGTCTGGACAAGATGCGTTTAATGAGGAGCACATTCCGGGCGCTGTTTTTGCCGACATTTTAACCAATTTCTCTGATCAAAAGGCCGCGCTACCAATGACAATCCCGAGCCGCGAGCAATTTGTAGAGGAAATTGAAAAACTGGGTGTTGGTGAGGATACGTACGTAGTGATTTATGATCGTGGAGCGCTTGCCAATGCAGACGTTATTGCCTCTTATTGGGCATCACGTCTTCGCTGGCAACTAAAGTACGAGGGCTTTGACAATGTGGCTATTTTAGATGGTGGACTTGTTAAATGGAAGCAGGACGGTTATTCAACAACTACCGACACAACAAGCTATCCAAAAAGCACATTCAATTACGCGCGACGTCCTGAGCTTGTTGTTAATAAAGAACAAGTGCGCGAAGCCATTGAAAATGATTCGGTTGTCTTGATCAATAGCCTGTCTCCACCAGATTTTTATGGTGAAACGAATACGTATCCACGCAAGGGCCATATCCCAACAAGTCATAACGTCTTTTTCGGTAGTCACTCTAATCCGAAAACACGCCTACTTTTTGATGATGAAAAGCTGCGCGAAACGTTCACAAATATCGGTGCACTTGATACGGATAAAACAGTCATTACCTACTGTGGCGGTGGAATTGCTGCGACATGGAATGCACTACTATTAAATAAACTAGGTCAGGAAAATGTCGCAATTTATGACGGCTCGATGAACGAATGGGCAGCTGACACAACTTGTCCGCTAGTGACGGGGAAGTAA
- a CDS encoding class I SAM-dependent methyltransferase encodes MNMNEILSMNKEGWEKTAERYYGRTALPEYGPFSLSEDQLHLFGPIAGKKILDIGCGSGHSLQYMGSEGAQELWGLDLSTKQIETAEKLLRVQQSKVTLFESPMEENPGLPLEYFDVAYSIYALGWTVDLQKTLSNIHSYLKPGGTFIFSWEHPIHDRLTYENASFTFKKSYNIEGPEYNEAWHNHVVIHHRKLSTYINTLIETGFTIEKVIDDVILPTTNTENPSKWYSTQRASLVPATFIIKATKHESSKL; translated from the coding sequence ATGAATATGAATGAAATTTTGAGTATGAATAAGGAAGGGTGGGAAAAAACTGCAGAGCGTTATTATGGAAGAACAGCTCTTCCTGAATACGGTCCATTTTCTTTAAGTGAAGATCAACTTCATTTATTCGGACCTATTGCAGGTAAAAAGATTTTAGATATCGGGTGTGGAAGCGGACATTCATTGCAGTATATGGGGAGTGAAGGAGCTCAGGAATTGTGGGGGTTAGACCTTTCAACCAAACAAATTGAAACAGCTGAAAAATTGCTACGTGTTCAACAAAGTAAAGTCACCTTGTTCGAATCGCCTATGGAAGAGAATCCAGGCTTGCCACTTGAATACTTTGATGTAGCATATTCCATTTATGCATTAGGATGGACCGTTGATTTACAAAAGACCTTGTCGAATATCCATAGTTATTTAAAACCTGGTGGTACATTTATATTTAGTTGGGAGCATCCGATTCACGATCGATTGACTTATGAAAATGCATCATTCACCTTTAAAAAATCTTACAATATCGAAGGGCCCGAATACAATGAGGCATGGCACAATCATGTTGTCATCCACCATCGGAAATTAAGTACATATATTAATACGCTTATAGAGACTGGCTTCACCATTGAGAAGGTAATCGATGATGTAATATTGCCGACTACCAATACAGAAAATCCTTCGAAATGGTATTCAACGCAAAGAGCATCTCTTGTTCCAGCTACATTTATAATAAAGGCTACTAAACACGAGAGTAGTAAACTTTAA
- a CDS encoding nucleotidyltransferase domain-containing protein has translation MLNKDIKQQIIETINARLNTAFIILFGSFAKGTTREDSDIDLAYFSEQHLSSYERFLLAGELATLIGREVDLVDIKQIDTVFTMQIFEQGKPIYIQNENEFTRQKIRAYSMYATLSEQRAGIIEGIKERGSVFGDE, from the coding sequence ATGCTAAATAAAGACATCAAACAGCAAATAATCGAGACAATTAATGCTCGACTAAATACAGCATTCATTATATTATTCGGTTCATTTGCAAAAGGGACTACTCGTGAAGATAGCGATATTGACCTTGCTTATTTTAGTGAACAGCACCTATCATCTTATGAACGGTTTCTTTTAGCGGGAGAGCTAGCCACACTCATTGGTCGTGAAGTTGATTTAGTTGATATTAAACAAATCGATACTGTCTTTACGATGCAAATTTTTGAACAAGGTAAGCCGATTTATATTCAAAACGAAAATGAATTTACACGCCAAAAAATACGTGCCTATAGTATGTATGCAACACTAAGCGAACAGCGTGCGGGTATTATTGAAGGAATTAAAGAACGAGGAAGTGTGTTTGGCGATGAATGA
- a CDS encoding DUF86 domain-containing protein, which translates to MNDVILNKTITIERCVNRIHDVYEGKPENLSDFTKQDSIILNIQRACEASIDLAMNIVSERKLGVPKASREAFKLLQEADLIEASLAKTLMNMVGFRNIAVHDYQSLELNILQAILEKHIDDFKEFTKVILQLEM; encoded by the coding sequence ATGAATGATGTAATCTTAAATAAGACAATAACAATTGAACGTTGTGTCAATCGTATTCATGACGTATATGAAGGCAAACCTGAAAACTTATCTGATTTCACAAAACAAGATAGTATCATTTTGAACATTCAGCGTGCTTGTGAAGCGAGCATTGATTTAGCCATGAATATTGTTAGTGAACGTAAACTTGGCGTGCCAAAAGCTAGCCGTGAAGCATTCAAGTTGCTCCAAGAAGCTGATTTGATTGAAGCTTCTTTAGCGAAAACATTAATGAACATGGTTGGTTTCCGTAATATTGCAGTACATGATTACCAATCTTTAGAGCTTAATATTTTACAAGCCATTTTAGAAAAGCATATTGATGATTTTAAAGAATTTACGAAGGTTATTTTACAATTAGAAATGTAG
- a CDS encoding sodium:solute symporter family protein — MDTQFLVSLVIILCTFALYIWIAVYNTAKQTSDFYVAGRGIPPIFNGMAIGADWMSAASFIGMAGTIMLLGYDGLAYIMGWTGGYLFLTILLAPQLRKFGRFTVPEFIGDRFNSKAALIIAAICTIIISFTYSIGQLSGSGVVIGRLFEIDAKIGTMIGVVLIAFYAAFGGMKGITWTQVAQYIILIIAYLVPVIFMSLHLTSNPLPWISYGEVLTKMGELDRELGISEYFAPFTNGTKWQFLALMFTLMCGTAGLPHVIVRFYTVGTMKAARWSGAWALVFIGLLYFSAPAYAAFARFILMTEVAGKKIAELPAWTQSWIDTGKLGIADTNGDGILQWLELKIANDIVVMATPEIANLGVFVIGLVAAGAMAAALSTAGGLMISISSSFAHDIYYRIINPQATERKRLFVGRISIVVATLLAGLIALNPPGAITQIVAWAFALATGTFFPALVLGVWWKRANAKGTMAGMLVGLTVTLLYIFSAKYAGFTILGIIDTGAGVFGAIAAFTTNIIVSLATRPPSQELQDAVINLRYPEQMTYKDGEVYLNDGSSKDTTH; from the coding sequence ATGGATACTCAATTTCTAGTATCACTGGTAATTATATTATGTACATTTGCTTTATATATTTGGATTGCTGTATATAATACGGCTAAGCAAACATCAGATTTCTATGTTGCTGGTCGTGGAATACCTCCTATTTTTAACGGGATGGCCATCGGGGCAGACTGGATGAGTGCCGCATCCTTTATCGGAATGGCTGGTACAATCATGTTACTTGGTTATGATGGATTGGCCTATATTATGGGATGGACAGGCGGTTATTTATTTTTAACCATATTACTTGCACCGCAGCTTCGTAAATTCGGTCGCTTTACTGTACCTGAATTTATTGGAGACCGTTTTAATAGTAAGGCAGCGCTCATCATAGCTGCGATCTGTACAATTATTATCAGCTTCACGTATTCAATCGGACAGCTATCAGGTTCTGGTGTAGTAATCGGACGCCTTTTTGAAATTGATGCGAAAATAGGAACGATGATCGGCGTTGTATTAATTGCCTTTTATGCTGCATTCGGTGGGATGAAAGGGATTACTTGGACACAAGTAGCACAATACATCATTTTAATTATCGCTTATTTAGTACCTGTTATTTTTATGTCCTTACATTTAACGAGTAATCCTTTACCGTGGATTTCCTATGGTGAAGTGTTAACAAAAATGGGTGAACTCGACCGAGAACTCGGGATTTCGGAATATTTCGCCCCCTTCACAAATGGAACCAAGTGGCAGTTTTTAGCACTCATGTTTACATTAATGTGCGGTACAGCTGGTCTTCCTCATGTTATTGTACGTTTTTATACAGTAGGTACGATGAAAGCGGCTCGTTGGTCAGGTGCATGGGCATTAGTGTTTATCGGCCTTTTATATTTTAGTGCACCCGCTTATGCAGCCTTTGCTCGTTTTATTTTAATGACGGAAGTTGCTGGTAAAAAAATTGCTGAATTACCTGCGTGGACTCAATCATGGATTGATACAGGAAAATTGGGGATAGCCGATACGAATGGTGATGGCATTCTTCAATGGCTTGAACTTAAAATCGCGAACGATATTGTCGTAATGGCTACGCCTGAAATCGCAAATCTAGGTGTATTTGTTATTGGACTAGTTGCTGCAGGTGCCATGGCGGCTGCGCTATCTACAGCTGGTGGCTTAATGATTTCTATTTCTTCTTCGTTTGCACATGATATTTATTACCGTATCATCAATCCACAAGCAACTGAACGAAAACGCCTATTTGTAGGTCGTATTTCAATTGTCGTGGCAACACTACTCGCTGGACTTATTGCACTAAACCCACCTGGTGCCATAACACAAATCGTTGCATGGGCATTTGCACTTGCTACCGGTACGTTCTTCCCTGCGCTTGTACTAGGCGTTTGGTGGAAGCGTGCGAATGCAAAAGGAACGATGGCAGGTATGCTTGTCGGTTTAACTGTGACACTTCTTTACATTTTTAGTGCGAAGTATGCTGGCTTTACGATATTAGGGATTATCGATACAGGCGCTGGAGTCTTCGGGGCGATCGCTGCCTTCACTACGAATATCATTGTGTCACTTGCAACACGTCCTCCTTCACAAGAGCTTCAGGATGCAGTTATAAACCTACGTTATCCTGAGCAAATGACGTATAAAGATGGTGAAGTTTATTTAAATGACGGCTCATCGAAAGATACAACGCATTAA
- a CDS encoding sodium/substrate symporter small subunit has translation MKKIDKKVADAYFREKNMYMLVYFALWFLVSYVVVAFADSLTEFQFLGFPFHYFMGAIGALFTFIVLLFVNAIVGDKIDKKYGIDDKRNQEIGSKNMVEH, from the coding sequence ATGAAGAAGATTGATAAAAAAGTTGCTGATGCTTATTTCCGTGAGAAAAATATGTACATGCTCGTTTACTTTGCTCTTTGGTTTCTTGTGTCTTATGTTGTGGTAGCGTTTGCAGACTCATTAACTGAATTTCAGTTTTTAGGATTCCCATTCCATTATTTTATGGGGGCAATTGGCGCGTTATTTACTTTCATTGTTTTACTGTTTGTAAATGCGATTGTCGGGGACAAAATTGATAAAAAGTATGGGATTGATGATAAACGCAATCAAGAAATCGGTTCAAAAAATATGGTAGAGCACTAA
- a CDS encoding aminoglycoside phosphotransferase family protein: protein MLETKLYAITKGFSKDQKYAALLNNEKVLVRLFEEQQQPRKEQEFQIIEQAYNLGINSPKPISIGPGKMITSFLEGMDAEEAIATLTEKQQYDLGVAASADLKKLHTIVATENKWYESQTAKYRRYIVRYHELPLKIEGDTQIMHFIEQRLHLMKDRPSVLQHDDFHLPNLIVHNGAYNGVIDFGRFDYGDPIHDFIKLGMFSAESSVPFCKGLLEGYYGGKLTVEFWELYALYLAMGVFSAIVWGQLMEDGANLLQHAKRFSADHCGFTSAVPKWYEAHLK from the coding sequence ATGCTCGAAACCAAACTCTATGCCATCACAAAAGGATTCTCAAAAGACCAAAAATACGCAGCACTTTTAAACAATGAAAAAGTACTTGTTCGCTTATTTGAGGAGCAACAGCAACCGCGCAAGGAGCAAGAATTCCAAATCATTGAACAAGCCTACAATCTAGGTATCAATAGTCCAAAGCCTATTTCAATAGGGCCAGGTAAAATGATTACATCTTTTCTTGAGGGGATGGATGCAGAAGAGGCGATTGCCACATTAACAGAAAAGCAGCAATATGACTTAGGTGTTGCCGCAAGCGCGGATTTAAAGAAACTCCATACGATTGTAGCGACTGAAAACAAATGGTATGAAAGCCAAACAGCAAAATATCGTCGCTACATCGTGCGCTATCATGAACTGCCGCTAAAAATTGAAGGCGACACACAAATCATGCACTTTATCGAACAGCGCCTCCATTTAATGAAGGACCGTCCAAGCGTATTGCAGCACGATGATTTTCATTTACCGAATTTGATTGTGCATAATGGCGCGTATAACGGGGTCATTGATTTTGGCCGTTTTGATTATGGGGACCCGATTCATGATTTCATCAAGCTCGGCATGTTTAGCGCGGAAAGCAGTGTTCCGTTTTGTAAAGGACTATTGGAAGGGTATTATGGCGGGAAGCTGACAGTTGAATTTTGGGAGCTGTATGCACTGTATTTAGCGATGGGTGTGTTTTCAGCGATTGTTTGGGGGCAGTTGATGGAGGATGGAGCCAATTTGTTGCAGCACGCGAAGCGCTTTAGTGCGGATCATTGTGGATTTACAAGTGCTGTACCGAAGTGGTATGAAGCACATTTAAAATAA